A region of the Leptospira noumeaensis genome:
TTTGGTCCAACCAAACTCTTCCTTCATATGTGTCATAATAAGCCAAATAAGATCATATCCAGCTTTTTTCTTCGATAATAAAAACCCACCTGCACCTAATGTTTCATCGTCGGGATGGGGTGTAAAAACTAAAATTGACTTTTTATTCAAAGATAATCACCTACTTGTATTGTATCTGGCAATTCATGATTTTCAAGTAATATCGCTTCTGTTAATAAACCACATTTTACTAAAATAGAAGATTCAGAAATTTTTAAAACTTTCCCTGGTTCAAAATTAGAATGTGGAGTTTCTGCTATCTTTGCTTGCCAAACAGGATACTCCTCACCCTTATAAAGGATTAAAGCTCCTGGGTAAGGTTTAGTTAATGCTCTGACTAAATTATAAATACTTTTTCTGGACATTCTAAAATCAATAACCCCATCAACTTTGGAACGTTTTCTCCAGGAATTTGCCAGACTATGATCTTGTTTTTTTGCAATTAATTGGTTATTTATGAGTAGATTCGTAAATTCAATCACCTGTGCCCGAGACTCCTGAATTAACTTATCATATAAGGTGCTCGCAGTATCTTCTTTCTCTATAATTATCTTTTTCTGCGAAACTATATCTCCATCATCGGCACCCTCACCCATAAAGAAGAATGTTGAGGCTGTCTCTGTCAGTCCTAATATTAATGCCCAGATAACGGGATGCCTTCCTCTGTTTTGTGGAAGAGAAGCTGGGTGATATCCAACAACCCCTTTCTTTGGGATTTGAATGAAATCATTTCCAAGTAAACTATTCCAACCAAAACAATAAACGATATCCGGTTTCAGTTCCCTAACCCATTCAAGAATAGGTAATTCATTTACATTTTTAGTTTTAATAAAAGGTATGTTGTACTGCTTTGCAATGTTAGAAGTATCATAATAATCAGAATTGAAACCTGTATCATCCTTGGAAATCACTCCAACAACATTATACTTATTTTCAACTAACAACTCCAAGATGTTTTTAGAATAAATGACACAACCTATGAAAAGGATTCTCATAGCTGGTACCTAACATCAAAAAATGGTTTTTTAACATCTAAATTGTCGAAATCTAAATCCTTTAGATATTTGAATATTTTTTCAGAAGCACCACCTTCTCCATATGGATTAATTGTATTTTTCAAACTTTCTTGAAATTCGTTACTATACAATTTTTCCAAAGCTGACCGAATCGATGTATAATCACAATCAGCTTGGATTACGCTTGTAGCCATAATTCTACCTCTTTGACGATCACCAAGGTTTATAGTTCCTTTTTTAAAACTTGGCACTTCCAATAAACCGCTCGAAGAATTTCCAATGACTCCATCTACAAATTTTAAAAC
Encoded here:
- a CDS encoding methionyl-tRNA formyltransferase, whose product is MRILFIGCVIYSKNILELLVENKYNVVGVISKDDTGFNSDYYDTSNIAKQYNIPFIKTKNVNELPILEWVRELKPDIVYCFGWNSLLGNDFIQIPKKGVVGYHPASLPQNRGRHPVIWALILGLTETASTFFFMGEGADDGDIVSQKKIIIEKEDTASTLYDKLIQESRAQVIEFTNLLINNQLIAKKQDHSLANSWRKRSKVDGVIDFRMSRKSIYNLVRALTKPYPGALILYKGEEYPVWQAKIAETPHSNFEPGKVLKISESSILVKCGLLTEAILLENHELPDTIQVGDYL